GGTCGGCGGCCTGCTGCGTTCCAGCGAGCGCTCCTTCGCCAACAGCCGCACCGATTACAAGACCGCGCCAGGCTTCGCCTTCACCTTCGACGAAGTGAACGTCGCCGGACCGACCGAACTGATCCAGGGGCGCTATCCGTTCGGCGACCGCATCGACACGGCGGCGGCCGAAAGCTTCTTCGAGGCCAACCGCGGCCGGTTCACCGCGACGAGCTCGCTGCCGACCGGCAACTACGACGTGACCGAGGACGTCTACGCCGCCTATGGCCAGGCCAGCTATCGCATCGGCGACGTCACCCTGCTCGGCGGGCTGCGCTACGAGAAGACCGAGGTGGAATCCCAGGCCGTCCGCAACACCGGCGGCGTCCTGACCCCGGCCCAAAACGAAGGCGGCTATGAGAACTGGCTGCCTAGCGTCCACCTGCGCTGGGACGTGCGCGAGGACATGGTGGTGCGCGCCGCCTGGACCAACACCATCGGCCGCGGCGACTTCGGCTCGCTGGCCGCCAGCGAGAACCTGAGCTTCGACGGCTCGCAACCCACCCTGTCGCGCGGCAATCCCAACCTGAAGCCGCGTGAAAGCGAAGGCTTCGACCTTTCGTTCGAATACTATCCGACCGACGGCCTGGTCTCGGTCGCGGTCTTCAGCAAGTCGATCGACAACGAGATCTTCACCCTCAGCGGGGTCGAGCGGATGGACGTCGGTCGGGGCGTGGAGGACGTCCTGGTCTCGACCCCGACGAACGCCCAGTCGGCCGAGATCCGCGGCATCGAGCTGGGCTTCCAGCAGGCCCTGACCATGCTGCCGGCGCCCTTCGACGGCTTCGGCGTCAGCGCCAACGCCACCTTCCTGGACACCGAGTTCACCTTCCTGACCTCGGCGGGCGAACGCCACACCGGCCTGTTCCAGCAGCCGGACACCACCACCAACGCCTCGATCTATTACCAGCGCGGCCCGCTGGAGGCGCGCATCTCGCACAACTACGTCGGCGGCTTCCTGGAGACGATCAACGACACCATCCCTAACGCCGACCAGTACTGGAAGGGTCGTCACCTCTATGACGCCTCGATCAGCTGGCGTTTCGACAACGGCATGACGGTCTTCGTCGAGGGCCAGAACCTGAACGACGCGGGCCGCCGCGAAGTGACCGGCCCGGGCCGGACCTATCTGCAGGAGTCCGCCGAATACGGGCGCACCTTCTGGCTCGGCCTGTCCGCCAGCTTCTGATCCTGCCCTTCAGGCCGCCTTTCCCATCGGGAAGGCGGCCTTTCTGTCTGAAAGCTCCGCCATGCTGATCGCCGCCCTCGCTGCCCTCGCCCTGTCCGCCTCCGGGGAGGCGACGCCACCCGCGGCCCAACCGGCCGCCCCCGCTTTCGACGGGCGACTGGAGACCCTTCGCCGCTATCCCTCCGACGCGCGCCAGGGCGTCGCCGTCGGCCCGAACGACGTCTATGCCGTCTCCAACTGGTCCCTGACCCGCTACGACAAGGCGACCGGCGAGAAGAAGGCCGAGTGGTCGGGCGATCCGAGGCGCTTCCCCCACATCAACTCCTGCACCGTGATCGCCGCCGAGTTGGTCTGCGCCAGCTCCAACTTCCCCAGCACGCCGCACGTCAGCACGGTCGAGGTCTTCGACCCGCAGGACCTGCGTCACGTCCGCACCATCGCCCTGGGCCTGGGGACCGGCTCACTGACCTGGATCGAGCGTCACGACGGCGCCTGGTGGGGCATGTTCGCCAACTACGACGGGCGCGGCGGCGAGGCTCCGCGCGACCATCGCCACACCACCTTGGTCCGCTTCGACGATCAGTGGCGGCGCTCCGAAAGCTGGGCCCTTCCCGCCTCCATCCTGGAGCGGATCGCGCCGATGAGCATTTCCGGCGGCGGCTGGGGACCAGATGGCCGCCTCTACCTTAGCGGCCACGACCACCCCGAGCTCTACGTCGTCGCCTTCTCCAAGGGCGGCGGCGTGCTGGACCACGTCGAGACCCTGGGCATGGAGGCCGAGGGGCAGGCTGTCGACTGGGACGAAAGCACGCCAGGCGTGCTTTACGGCATCACCCGCCGCACGCGTGAAATCCTGGCCATGAAAGCGCGGGACGGCGATTAATGCGCTGCGAGCAGGCGTGGCGACCCACGTCGGAAGCGGCGGTTCAGGGATGTCGGAAATGCGCCAGATTCGGACATTCCCCAGCATGCGAAAACGCGACGTTCAGCTGGGGCGGTGACCCCGGGGTGGCACGTGGACGCCGTCGACCCTGCATGGCGACCGCCGCACCGGCAGGACGGCATCCTGCACCAGGAACTCTATACCCGCGTCCGGGTCTTCAACCGGCGCAAGTTTCGCAAGCATCCCGACACCGGCAAACACACGTCCGTCCTGAATCCGCCCGAGAAGTGGATCCGCGAACCGGTCCCCGACCTGCGCATCATCGATGACGAGCTGTGGACGCGCGTTCAGAACAGCAAGGCCGAATTGTCCACCCTGCCCGCCGCTCATGGCCGTAAACCGAAGCGGCTGCTCTCTGGCCTGATGAAGTGCGACCAGTGCAGCTCCGCCATGACGCTCAAGGGCGGCAAGTATATCTGTTCCGGCCACTACGACCGCGGCGCCGCGACCTGCACAAACGGCAAGATCATCGCCGCGACCACGGTTGAGCGGCGCGTGCTGGCTGGCGTGAAGACGCACCTGGTCTCGCCCGAGGCGATCGCCATGGCGGTGACTCTGTACCGGGAAGCCGCCGAGGAGCACCAACGCATGGTCGAGCGCGAGCGAGCGCCCATGGAGAAGGAGCTGGTCGAAATTGGCCGGCAACTGGAAAGGGCCCAAGTCATGTTCATGGCGGGCGTGGTCGACCTCAACACGCTCAAGGCCCGAACCGCGCCGCTGGAAGAACGCCGACATGAGCTGAACGCCCTGCTGTCCGTAGCCGCGCCCCAAAACGTGCAGCTGCACCCCGGCGTCGCCGAGGCCTAACAGCGCCTGGCCGAAGATCTTCAGCAAGCCCTGGAGGGCGACGCCGGCGAAGATCTGCGCGCCGAATTGCGCAAGCTGATAGAGCGCGTGGACTTCATCCCGCTGGACGGCCTGGGCAAGTTCGACCTGCGGGTGCACGGCAGCCTGGCCGTCCTGCTCGGCCTGCCAACCAGGCCCAGAAAGCAGAAAACCCCCGTAGCGAGGGCTGCGGGGGTTTGGGATCTTGGGTGCGGGAGCAGGATTTGGTCGATACCTCACACCTATAATCAGCTTCATATCGTAGTTGCGCACACCGCACCTCAAAGTCGGTACGCGCCGAAGGCGGGGGGTTGGCTATCTCGCCGACGACACCCGGCGTACGATCGCATAGGGTGCTGGAATGCATGACTGATGCCCTGACCTGCAGCGGCGAGATTTCGCCTCCCCAAGCGCCGATCTCCCGCTAGGCAGAACTGGCGAGTTGTTGGGGAAACGCAGCATGCTTCCTGGGCGGCATCGGCCTCTGCGTTGGCAGTTTCCTGGGCCTGGTCAGCTAGCGTCTGCCGCGCGGAGAGGACGTCGTATATTCAGGCGTTCGCGCTGCAGCGGGCGCGGGTTCGCTCGCAAGCCATGGCGTATGATCCCAGTCGTCAGCTAGGCGTTGACGCGGGGGCGTTGCTAGAACTGCGGCTCGACCATTCCCCGGCGCTATCCGTTGATCGACGCCAGGGCTGGCCTGATCGGGACCCGGGCCGTGCTCCACTCCACTGATCTCGCGACGGCGGTGATGACGTTGCTGATTGCCCTGGTTGATGTCGATTTTCCAGTTGCCCGATCAGTCGACCCGGCTCCTGTCGTCACCGGCGCTAGCAACGCCCCTGATCGGCGCAGCCGTGGCGTTTGGCGGATCGTGGCTGCTTGCGTGAGCCTAATCGTCGCGCGAGACGGGTGAGTCGAGAGCGTTTAATTCCGGCTGAGTGCCGGGTGCCAAGGCCGGCCGGAGCGGTCTACTCAGCTGGCTGGGTTAAGCTAGGCCGCACCTACGCATATCGGGAAGTAAGAAAACGCTGGAAATGCGCTCCGCCACAGTTGCGGGAAAACTAAAAACCAAGCCGCCTTTTTAAGAACTTAATCGCTATCAAGGCCACCGACAAAACTGTCAGAGCAGCGCCGCCATAAAGCGCAATATAAGCTATAACTAAATATATAATATTACCTAAAAGCAAATTCCAAGGAGGCATAGATCCGAATAATACTGCACCACCAACCAAAGCAACGCCAAAGAGAAGCAATGAAAATAACTTGCCATATGTAAATCTAGACAAAATAACTCCTCCTATCCACAAGGAAACTAGCAGAAAGATACTCGCCGCTCACACCCAACCCTTGTTCCAACCGCGCGCTGCCCCGTGAACGAACCACCCAAATTTCCACTCAGAACCGACGTTCCGGCCGCTTCCGCGGCCCGCCTCCTCGGATCCTCAATAACCTCTCTATCGGCCGCGCTATTTCTAGAACCAGGCAGAGCCCCATACTCAGAATCCCTACTTCCGGTCAATGCCTCCCAAACATCAGCGCCAACGCTATTAGAATTCATCTGAGAACCATACAATTTATTGTTATCATTTACACTATTAGTAACAGAAGTCGCAATGGAAATTGCGTCGCTGAAGGACATATTTGGCAACTCAATAGAATCTCTAATAATGATATTCACACCCTGCTCCCTCAAGACCTTCGTATCCGTACTCATATAGGAAGGCAGAGTTTCCGCTCTCAGCCTGATCCCACCCCACGTAACAACTGGCCCTCCTCGCGATATGAATGCCCGGCCAGTCACCATATCACGGATCACGATAAGCTGGTGATGCATCCCAGCCCCAGGAAACGCCGGAACCTCATATGATCGACGCTCAACGGCAACCTGCATCCCCGTCGGGTCGGTCTTATTCACCGGATCGTTTGCGACATAGAGATACAGGTTGGGATCGTCCTTCGTCCCGATAGGATCGGTGGACAGAAATTGTCCCAACTGCGGATGGTAGTAGCGCGCGCGGTACTGCCATAAACCCGTCTCCGGATCGTACTGCCGCCCAGTGTAGCCGAACGGGCTGCCGCTCGGCGGGGCGGTCAGGGCGGTTCCGTCCAAGGCCGTGCCCAGCTCCCCGTTCGGAGAGTAGTTGACCAGGGAGACGGGCGCGCCCGAGGCGTTGGAGGTGGCGACCACGCTGCCCTGATGGTCGGTGTGGTGCCAGTAGATGATCCCATTGGCCCCGAGCGAGGCCAGACGACCGTCCATCGCCCCCGAGCCGTCCGGAATGAAGCGGCGCAGGATATTGCCCGCCCCGTCCATCTCGGCCACCTCGTCCGCGCCCGACCACAGGGTGCGGGTGGTGACGCCGTCGACGGTCTTCATCGTGCGACGATCCTCGCCGTCATAGGCATAGGCCGCGGTCATGCCCGGCCGGCTGACGCCGACCAGACGATTGCCCAGGGCCCAGATGTAGGTCGCCCCCTGGAAGCTGGCCAGATTGCCGTTGGCGTTGAAGATCAGCGCCTGCCCCGCCTGAGACCCGACCTGGTTCAGGTTGTTAGCCGGACCATAGGCGCGGGCGTAGGCCGTCGTCGGCAGCCATTCCAGCTCCAGCCGCGTGAAGTCGATCGAGGTCACGCGACCGGCCGCGTCTCGGCCGTAACTCCAGCCGCCCGCCACCTGCCCGGAGCCGGACGACCAGTTGTGCGTCAGGGACTGCAGGTCGCTGTCCGGTCGGAAGACCCATTGGGTATAGGTTCCGTTGGAGCGATCGAGGCGCGTGCGTCGCCCACGAGAGTCATGGGTGATCGTCGCTGAATGGCCGCCGAAGCTGACGGTCTGCGGGCGATTGGCCGCGTCAAAGGCATAGGTCGCCTCAAAGCCGTCCGGCCATTTGATGGAGGTCCGGTTGCCGGCGGCGTCATAGCCATAGGTCAGGGTCTTGGTCGCGTTTCCGATCGCCGCATCCATCGGCTGGACCTGATCGGTCGTCGGGCGGCCCGCCGTGTCATAGCCGTAGATGTGGACGTCGCGGCGCAGGCTCTCGTCCCACTGGGGATTGGGCTGGGTCGAGACATCCTTCCACACCGGTCGCCCGGCCAGATCATAGCCCGTGCGGGTGTTGCGCCCCTTCAGATAGGGCGCGCCGGCGTCATGCTCCCAGACCTGCTGGATGCGTCCCGCCTGATCATAATAGGCGTCCCGGTAGTCGCCGCCCCGCGTCTTGGAGACGACCACCTGACCGCGCTGGTCATTGATGCTCCAGGCCTCGGCGCCGTCGGCGAAGGTGGTGACGATCAGGCGCCCCAGACCTTCATAGGTCATCTGGGTCCGGTTGCCGTTGGCGTCGATCTCGGCGCTCTGCAACCCGGCGGCGTTGTACTCGTACTTCCGCCAGATGTTGGTGTTGATCCCCTCCGGACGCGCGTCGGTCAGGACGCAGGCCGGATCGCCGACGTTGGCGGTGAACCAGCGCTCAACCTGGGTCGGCTGGCTGACGGCGTTATAGCTGGTGCGCGTCGCCCGACCGCTCGGGTCCACGGCCACCACGGCGCGGTCCAGCGCGTCATAACAGATGCGGCTGACATCGCCCGAAGGGTCCGTCACCGTCAGCGGCTTGCCGGTCAGGGAGTAGGTCGTGACCGTCTGCTGCCAGGTCTGGGATCCCTGCCCCCATTCGCGGACATGGGTGAGGTTGCCATCCAGATCATAGACCCACTGGGTCTGGATATTGGTGGACGCCGGTCCGACCTCGGCCGTCTTGCGGCGAAGGGCGTCGTAGCTGGTCGTCGTGGTGTTGCCGCGCGGGTCGGTGACGCTGGTCACGTCGCCCGCCGCGTTGCAGCCGTAGGTCGTCGTCAGGTTCAGCCCGCCGAACTGCGACGAAGCGATCGATTGGCGCAGGCAATAGGCTGGCAAACCGCCCCCGCCCCAGACCTGAGCCGTCTCGATCCCCGTCGGGTCCTGCGTCTTCGTCAGCCGCCCAAAACCGTCGTACCAGAAGCGCGTCACGGCCTGGGCGTTCTGATTGTTGCGGGAGTCGAACACCGTCGGCGAACGCTGCTCCTGAACCAGCCCCTGACCGTTGTAGCTGAAGGTCCACTCGCCTTCGGCCAAGCCGCCGATCGTGGCCGGCAGGATGATCTTCGTCGGCTTGTTCCAGGTCGGGTGATACTCCGCCTTCGTCGTGATGGTCTGGCACC
The nucleotide sequence above comes from Brevundimonas naejangsanensis. Encoded proteins:
- a CDS encoding recombinase zinc beta ribbon domain-containing protein, producing the protein MDAVDPAWRPPHRQDGILHQELYTRVRVFNRRKFRKHPDTGKHTSVLNPPEKWIREPVPDLRIIDDELWTRVQNSKAELSTLPAAHGRKPKRLLSGLMKCDQCSSAMTLKGGKYICSGHYDRGAATCTNGKIIAATTVERRVLAGVKTHLVSPEAIAMAVTLYREAAEEHQRMVERERAPMEKELVEIGRQLERAQVMFMAGVVDLNTLKARTAPLEERRHELNALLSVAAPQNVQLHPGVAEA